Genomic DNA from Penaeus chinensis breed Huanghai No. 1 chromosome 21, ASM1920278v2, whole genome shotgun sequence:
taacaacaataacaatactagcagCATTGATAACGCatacaaataaaagaacacaAATGGTACGTTTTAAAAAAAGCCTGACGATAACAGTTATCAGGACGAGATTTAAGGCGACCAACAGTGGCACAACACAGAGGAAACAAGTCTTAGATAACAGTGCATGTCTTGCAATGCATGAAGCTGAATTTTATCTCAACTACAGcacgtatatataattttatctcaCATATTAATGAATTGAAATCTTTCCATcaagtgttcttgtcctatagaTATTGACACAATTACACTATTCGTAACTATATTGGTCGTGAGCTGCAGAATGGTAAATGATGGGAACCACTGCACTATAGTATTATCCTAGACTTCTgcaacacaaatatacaaatagtaatgtatcatatataaatataattactatattccCTTTGAAATATACAGGCAAATGTTAATTAATCCATAAGAAAACAGTGCCTGGGTTAATATTCAACATTCTCCGaatattgcaaagaaaaaaaaaacgtttctgcAAAATACTATGCGATACCACATAGGGTGAACACCACTTCATTGGGAAGAATAGTTTGGTTTCCACTTATCTCCTTATAATCTCGCTGCAGGTAAAAAACACTTATCTTAAATGCAATAGCGGACATGAGTCAAAAAATTATAGCTAACGAAGGTCAGATGCTTTGAAgcaagatgataacgataagataaTTTGTACTATAGTCTAAAGTAGACTCCAGAGACTGCGCATACTACGTTGAAATGAAATTGTGGTATAAATTCCTCAGCTGATTACTcaagaatatatacaaaataaaagaattgaCCGTAGTTGCCTAAAGTTTCACTTTGGATAGTTAGATGATTTTGATTCCGTTGTACCTTCTTATGGTACCTTGTTATTCCACCCACAGTGTAGTGAATACGACCTCGCTGATAGACATGGGAGACGCCAAGGGCATCGAGTACGTTGTTTTGGGGCGCGAGGCCTTCGAGGAGGTGGCCAAGCTGATCAACGATGAATTTCTAACTCGAGAACCTCTTGTGAGTTGCGGTTCCATACTGTCTAATCCTCTGTGTGCTTCAGTACATGGCAGTctgggaaataataatgaaaaaaagggggtttaTCAACCAATACCCTCAATGtcttgctcgttgttgccgtgCGGGGGCTTAAGAGACGAGGACTAAGGCTCAATGTAGGAGAtcagccctgccttggacctcagccctcacctcaacaaattttgcatggacTTTTGTCCTCCCCctgtccttttccccctcttctccaaccccctctgtccacttatcctgccgttaactcatttttatccTTTACCTTACCATAGTGCTACATAACGATGTCTggcacgttaaaaaaaaaaaaaacatggcattCCTAAAACAGTGGAAACGAACCCTCGTTTTCAGTCCATGGGCTCCCGTTTGAGCGGCTCGGCAGCAGAGGGGGCCATAGGCAGCGGGCTAAAGAAGTGCCTCGATTCCGGAGTGACTATCGGTGCCAAGGATGCCAGCACAGGAGCCTTAGTCGGTGTCAGGTTAAGTTATATACAGACCAAAGGGGATGATGACTCGGATATTGAACCGACTAGTGAATTCGAGGTGGGCCTTATCATTTATCTTTGTAACAGATTGTTTTGATATTATCTTTGTGGACTGATTAATGTGCTGCAATATGACCGAAGACAGTAATACTAACAACGCTGATATTATGTAgtattttacagaaaaaaaaaagagaaaaaataagtctAAAGGAGCAAGATTAGTGGGCTGAATTTCTACTTTCGTTTCTCTGTAGAAGAGAGTACTTGGAATCGTGATTGAAGTGGGATCCAAGGTGGACGTGTTTCAAGACCCTGGGGTAGAAAAGGTGCtgtatatgtacatgctgtccgtgCGGCGAGATTACGGCGGCCGCGGGATTGGGAAGAAGCTGGTTCAGGtgagtgtgcgcacaca
This window encodes:
- the LOC125036662 gene encoding arylalkylamine N-acetyltransferase-like 2, which translates into the protein MGDAKGIEYVVLGREAFEEVAKLINDEFLTREPLSMGSRLSGSAAEGAIGSGLKKCLDSGVTIGAKDASTGALVGVRLSYIQTKGDDDSDIEPTSEFEKRVLGIVIEVGSKVDVFQDPGVEKVLYMYMLSVRRDYGGRGIGKKLVQVTMERGKDLGCQLAFTTITNVLSGRIFAGLGYETRYTLDMSTPEGDRGMDLAAMDGNRTVRIMTKRL